Proteins found in one Drosophila innubila isolate TH190305 chromosome X, UK_Dinn_1.0, whole genome shotgun sequence genomic segment:
- the LOC117794001 gene encoding protein FAM136A, with protein MNDNTNLGEQRERIDNALINAIDDMDREHLRKLQLKMHGCAKRCCADIDASADAVQRCVDRCQLPLTRARCYVQQELAEFESQLDHCMRQCEVLANEDSGRQSDRCSLDCVDKYVALLPELLSAMRVTLEKGL; from the coding sequence ATGAACGATAATACCAATCTTGGTGAGCAGCGTGAACGCATTGATAATGCACTAATTAATGCCATCGATGACATGGATCGAGAGCATCTGCGCAAATTGCAGCTAAAGATGCACGGTTGTGCCAAACGCTGTTGTGCCGACATAGACGCCAGTGCAGATGCCGTGCAACGTTGCGTGGATCGTTGCCAGTTGCCGCTGACGCGTGCACGTTGCTATGTGCAACAAGAGTTAGCCGAATTCGAGTCGCAGCTGGATCATTGCATGCGCCAGTGTGAAGTGCTGGCCAATGAAGATTCTGGCCGTCAATCTGATCGCTGCTCATTGGACTGTGTCGATAAGTATGTGGCGTTATTGCCGGAATTATTGAGCGCTATGCGGGTTACTCTAGAGAAGGGCTTATAA